One window of the Solanum stenotomum isolate F172 chromosome 11, ASM1918654v1, whole genome shotgun sequence genome contains the following:
- the LOC125844057 gene encoding ABC transporter C family member 10-like — translation MFLCITSMWKFDNVIDSTKVILNALSFLGAMLLLCTGFIKESEYDETFYKPLQEFEDGIITPFANAGFLGKLSFRWLNPLMKKGKSKILEDEDVPHLRSANGAGTCFDLFNEKMDILKRKEPLGKPSILMAILLCHKRSILISGVFALIKILMLTTGPLFLHTFIEVAEGRESFKYEGFALTAGFFLAKCLESLAERQWLFRSRLIGLQVKSSLTAAIFHKQLHVLNAAKKTHSPGQIMNYVTVDAHKIGEFPFWFHQIWTTILQLVLVLCVMYYSIGVAASAALVIIILTVLVNSPLAKLQLKYQTNLMIAQDKRLNAITEALAHMKVLKLYSWEKHFMDAISKLRSEETKWLSSVQAQRGYYLLLFWSSPILVSSATFVACYLFGVPLNVSNVFTFLASIKLVQAPIRSLPDVVGAFIEAKVSLSRIVKFLEEPDMHTRDMKKQRQDDVNIYINCTDVSWEMNTLKPTLEDINLNIKDGEKVAVCGEVGSGKSTLLSLILGEVPYINGTVDVYGKIAYVSQTAWIQTGTIQENILFGSNMEPQRYRQAIERSSLVKDLEMLPFGDLTEIGERGNNLSGGQKQRIQLARALYQDADIYLLDDPFSAVDAHTSTNLFNDYVMGALSGKTVLLVTHQVEFLPAFDSILLLSNGKIMKSGAFDKLLSKSKEFQDLSDNNVSSEERDDVVSLEGDQLIKAEEREVGDAGLKPYKQYLKHYKGFLYFSLAAIAHTMFVVGQYIQSYKLAIDLQDSSVSSDLSIVDIGLAFLINFTVGSIIILYSTYVILCIFAPEVLLVIVLMIHVTILVQRYYNASAKELMRLNGTTKSLVANHLAESISGIMTIRAFGQEGRFFLKNLEFIDKNARPIFHTFSATEWLILRLEIICTIIMSSWMLGMTWLHRGSSISGLTGMAFSYGLSLNATLVLCVQWQCTISNSIISIERLEQYMRIPSEESEILQINSPLPCWPTRGKVEIRDLKVRYRPNAPLVLQGISCTFEGGQKIGVVGRTGSGKTTLISALFRLVEPTDGKIIIDECDISTIRLHDLRSRIGIIPQDPTLFTGSVRYNLDPLSKYSDDQIWEVLDKCQLREAVQEKEGGLDSSVLQDGSNWSMGQRQLFCLGRALLKRSRILVLDEATASIDNATDAILQKTIRLEFADCTVITVAHRIPTVMDYTKVLAISDGNLVEFDEPKKLINKEGSLFGMLVNEYWARTQK, via the exons ATGTTTCTTTGCATAACATCTATGTGGAAATTTGACAATGTAATAGATAGTACTAAAGTGATTTTAAATGCACTATCTTTTCTTGGAGCAATGCTTTTGCTCTGCACTGGATTTATTAAGGAAAGTGAATATGATGAGACATTTTATAAGCCTTTACAAGAATTTGAAGATGGAATTATTACTCCATTTGCAAATGCTGGATTTCTTGGAAAATTGTCATTTAGGTGGTTGAATCCATTAATGAAGAAAGGTAAAAGTAAGATTCTAGAGGACGAAGACGTTCCTCATCTAAGATCAGCCAATGGAGCAGGAACATGTTTTGACTTGTTCAATGAGAAAATGGatatactaaaaagaaaagaaccttTAGGAAAACCTTCTATATTAATGGCAATACTCCTCTGCCACAAAAGATCCATCCTGATATCGGGGGTGTTTGCTCTAATTAAGATCTTAATGCTGACAACAGGACCGTTGTTTCTTCATACCTTCATCGAGGTTGCTGAGGGAAGAGAATCCTTTAAGTATGAGGGATTTGCTCTAACAGCTGGCTTTTTCCTTGCGAAATGCTTGGAATCTCTAGCGGAGAGGCAATGGCTCTTCAGAAGTAGACTGATTGGACTACAAGTAAAATCTTCATTGACTGCAGCTATCTTTCACAAACAACTTCATGTCTTAAATGCTGCCAAGAAAACTCATTCCCCTGGCCAGATAATGAACTATGTCACTGTAGATGCTCATAAAATAGGTGAATTCCCCTTTTGGTTTCATCAGATATGGACGACAATTCTTCAGCTCGTCCTAGTGTTATGTGTAATGTACTATTCTATAGGAGTAGCTGCATCAGCAGCATTAGTGATTATAATATTAACTGTACTAGTTAATTCCCCATTAGCCAAGTTGCAGCTTAAATATCAGACTAACCTCATGATAGCACAAGATAAAAGGCTAAATGCCATCACAGAAGCACTTGCACATATGAAGGTTCTCAAGTTATATTCTTGGGAAAAGCATTTCATGGACGCGATAAGCAAGTTGAGATCAGAAGAAACCAAGTGGCTATCATCTGTTCAAGCACAAAGAGGATACTACCTCCTCCTGTTCTGGTCATCTCCTATTCTGGTCTCATCTGCAACTTTTGTAGCTTGCTACTTGTTTGGAGTTCCTCTTAATGTCAGCAATGTTTTCACATTTCTAGCCTCCATAAAGCTTGTTCAAGCTCCCATTAGAAGTCTCCCTGATGTTGTTGGGGCGTTTATTGAAGCAAAGGTTTCGCTGTCGAGGATTGTGAAATTTCTTGAGGAACCTGACATGCACACAAGGGATATGAAGAAGCAAAGGCAAGATGATGTGAACATTTATATAAACTGCACTGATGTTTCTTGGGAGATGAATACTTTAAAGCCTACTTTGGAGGACATAAATCTCAATATTAAAGATGGTGAAAAAGTGGCTGTATGTGGTGAAGTTGGCTCAGGGAAATCTACCCTCTTGTCTCTGATTCTTGGAGAAGTTCCATACATCAATGGCACA GTTGATGTTTATGGAAAGATAGCGTATGTTTCTCAGACAGCATGGATTCAGACAGGGACCATACAAGAAAACATTCTATTTGGATCTAATATGGAACCACAAAGGTATCGGCAAGCTATAGAAAGGAGTTCACTAGTGAAAGACTTGGAGATGCTTCCATTTGGTGATCTTACTGAGATAGGAGAAAGAGGTAACAATTTGAGTGGAGGGCAAAAGCAAAGGATTCAACTAGCTCGTGCCCTCTATCAGGATGCAGATATTTACCTCTTGGATGATCCATTTAGTGCTGTAGACGCACATACCTCGACTAATCTATTTAAT GATTATGTTATGGGAGCTCTATCAGGAAAAACTGTGTTGCTGGTAACACACCAAGTTGAATTTCTTCCAGCATTTGATTCTATTTTG CTACTATCTAATGGGAAGATCATGAAATCTGGTGCGTTTGATAAATTGCTATCAAAGAGTAAGGAATTTCAGGACCTT AGTGATAATAATGTTTCTTCCGAGGAACGTGATGATGTAGTTTCTTTAGAAGGAGATCAATTAATCAAAGCAGAAGAACGAGAAGTAGGAGATGCTGGATTGAAGCCATACAAACAATATCTAAAGCATTACAAAGGATTCTTGTATTTCTCCTTGGCAGCCATCGCACACACAATGTTTGTAGTTGGTCAGTATATACAGAGTTACAAGTTGGCTATTGACCTTCAAGATTCCAGT GTGTCTTCGGATTTGAGCATTGTTGACATTGGGTTGGCTTTCTTAATAAACTTTACTGTTGGATCAATCATTATTCTATACTCTACCTATGTCATCCTGTGTATTTTCGCTCCAGAGGTCCTTCTGGTTATCGTGCTTATGATTCACGTAACTATACTAGTTCAG AGATACTACAATGCTTCTGCTAAAGAACTGATGAGATTAAATGGAACGACAAAGTCTTTAGTCGCCAATCATTTAGCTGAAAGCATTTCTGGGATAATGACTATTCGAGCTTTTGGACAGGAAGGCCGTTTCTTTTTGAAGAACTTAGAGTTTATTGATAAAAATGCTAGGCCAATTTTCCATACTTTTTCAGCAACTGAATGGTTAATTCTACGTTTGGAAATAATATGCACGATTATCATGTCGTCATGGATGCTTGGCATGACTTGGCTTCACAGAGGGAGTTCTATATCCG GACTTACTGGAATGGCATTCTCCTATGGCTTATCACTAAATGCAACTCTTGTTTTGTGTGTTCAATGGCAATGCACGATATCGAATTCTATAATCTCTATAGAAAGACTAGAACAATACATGAGAATACCTAGTGAAGAATCTGAAATACTGCAAATAAACAGCCCTTTACCTTGTTGGCCTACGCGTGGCAAAGTGGAAATTCGCGACTTAAAG GTGAGGTACAGGCCAAATGCTCCATTAGTTCTTCAAGGTATTAGTTGTACATTTGAAGGGGGACAAAAGATTGGAGTTGTAGGCAGAACAGGCAGTGGGAAAACAACTCTGATCAGTGCATTGTTTCGCTTAGTTGAGCCTACAGATGGAAAGATCATCATCgatgaatgtgatatttcaACGATTAGGCTTCATGACCTTAGGTCGCGTATTGGAATCATTCCACAAGATCCTACACTCTTTACAGGTTCTGTAAGATACAATTTAGATCCCTTATCAAAATATAGTGATGACCAGATATGGGAA GTTCTTGATAAGTGTCAGCTTAGAGAGGCTGTCCAAGAAAAAGAAGGGGGACTAGATTCCTCTG TTCTACAAGATGGATCAAACTGGAGCATGGGACAGAGACAATTGTTCTGTCTGGGACGCGCACTGTTGAAGAGAAGTCGAATTCTAGTGTTAGATGAAGCCACTGCATCCATTGACAATGCCACAGATGCAATTCTGCAAAAAACAATCAGGCTAGAATTTGCAGACTGCACAGTTATAACAGTTGCTCACAGAATTCCAACAGTAATGGACTACACTAAAGTTTTAGCAATAAGTGATG GGAATTTGGTTGAGTTTGATGAGCCAAAGAAGCTGATAAACAAAGAGGGTTCATTATTTGGAATGCTTGTTAACGAGTACTGGGCTCGTACACAAAAGTGA